DNA from Vitis vinifera cultivar Pinot Noir 40024 chromosome 19, ASM3070453v1:
CTAGATTGGATTGCTACAAAAAATATGATCTAACTTCTTTTCCAAAGCATATAGTTCTCCTTGTCTATGTATTTTGGTTACAGCTTAGTGCTTTTGGTCCTTTGAAACAAAGCCATCTGATAAGAATTCAACTAAGCATGAATTATCGGTTGTGAGTTGTCCAATAGAtagtaattttttctttatttgtgaaGCAACTAAGACTTTCCTTAGATCAAGATTATCATGAGCAATTTTTAACTTTCCTTTTGTAGAGAACGAAAGATTTTTAAACTGTCTCCAtttccaaagagaaaaaaaaaaattgaatcagtACCTCTATTTGGAAAGTTTTTGGACATTATACCTAGAGCATTTGTAATAAGCAATATTTTAGTGTTTATATCTTCATAAAAAGTGGGATCACTTGCATCCTCATTCAGGATCATTGCAGGATAGGCCTTAGAAAAATCTTGAGATTGGAACAAATAGTCAAAATGTTTCCAACAATCCACCCTAGAATGGTTAGCTTGATTACAAATTTGATAGATAGTTGTACCTTTAGGTCTTGAAATATATTGTTAGATCTACTAGCAAGAGTGAATCTTCCTTATTTCAAACTAAACCTTCCACCATGACTCCTTCCCCTACCTTGTAAGCTATGAAAGGCTTGTTCATAATTCAATTGAATTTTCTGCTCTTCgacttagagtgtgtttgatattgattctaagaagtgtttctacttttttaaacatttgaaaatttctatttttcaagtataaaaaatattagaagcacttttaaaaatcattgtcaaactcACTCctaaagtgtgtttgatagtgattttagaaagtgtttctaacatctttaatatataaaaaataaaaaaaatttaagtattagaaagacTAGAAAAACTTcgtaaaatcactaccaaacataCTCTTATTTAAGCAGAATTTGTTTATGTTGTTGTAAAGTAGGAAAAATTGATTGAAGGATGGATGTAGTAGTTTTGCGGTCTTCATAAAGGGATAAGGAGCCTTTCTTATAAGAAAACAGGCcgtctatttttcttttgttatagGAAGTAATTGATGTATTGAACTGTTGTGCTTTGGTTTAATCCGGAAAGACTTCTATATTACCAAATACTGACACCACCAACTGAAGCTCTAAGCCCTAGTCTTATACAACTCAACTTAACTCTAAATATgtgtaataaaatataaaaataaactagtccataatataaagaaaaataataaaaattatgatcaaAAGCAAttaaatttactaattttaataagaatttaCTTGCGTTATCAAGTAATGGCAATCAATCTACTaaatcttcaaatcaaaaaCCGACAAatattagatattttaaaattaattttttagtaaaattatccaaataaattgtttaaaaataattttccaaaattaaaaatattagattttgattgtataaaaatttaatacaacataatgaattttaatgtgaaaaaaaaatatagtttgcTTCCAAATCTGAGCACTATACTATATTGTATCATATTTCTATATTGATTCTTTCGAATAATAAGGTAGAACAATTCTAATTGCAAAGGAATTTAATAAGGAAATAGTCATGTTTGTCAAAATCATCATAATGAAGtgtcatataaaaataaataaataaatttgcgAACACATTTGTGTTGCACAAAGCTAAATTAAAGAACTTTTAATGGTCATTTTCAATATAACCAAACTATAATTTTGGTGGTTGTTGTGGAATTTTGATTGTATAGaaatttaatacaaatataCCCTATTACCCGAAATaaccaaaattattatttggCCTAGCTTAGATATGGGagttaattgatttttttaatttttatttttgtataaaaattcattatgaTGATATTGGGAATTATAACTACATGTGTACTAAATTTCTATGGAATCAAAATCTCACATCGCTATCattcaaaaaaaccaaaattattgTTTCACTATATCCAAAAATGATcattaaaaattctttaatttgGTATTGTACAACACTCGTGTTAGCAAAAAAGAATTTCACATGACACTCCATTATAATGCTTTTGATGAACATAATtatttccttattattattgttgttatttttttattttttgcaatcAGAATTACTCTAtttgatcattaaaaaaaataaatttattgtcaTATCAAAATTGACCATAAACTAAAACTTAATATAATATAGTCTACCTCATATTAGGAagcaaactatttttttttttcttatcgaAAACTCATTATGATGATTTTGAGGAATATAACTACATGTGAATTAAATTTCTTTCCAATCAAAATCTTGAAACTCTTAtcattcaaaaatgaaaattattgtttaaccatataaaaataattattaaaagttCTTTAATATTGTATTGTCCAAACACTTATCTATTAGgtttaaatttacattttttatcaCTCACATTAGTCATTAAAATTCCATatcttcaaattaataaaattaagatcaCCAATCTTTTGGTTTGAGAAGTTTTTCAatgatttcattaaaataatatttcatggTATGGTTAGGAGAACttcatttatttctaataaaaagaattttaaaaataaagaaaattaaaaattataatgatacaGAACAAAAGGTCAATCTTCGAAGGGTAGGCCCATGTCCACACGTCTTCAACACATAGGCTGGTACATAGAGATATGTGGATCTTTGGTGACGCCAGAAGTGGTTAAAAGAGTTGAGAAGATAGTGATAATGTTGTAACATCATATCCACAGCCCAACCACACACCCACTGCCACTTGTCTTCCCCATTATCACTCCCTCTGGTTGTGGTCTTAGTGTTACCACTGCAAATACAAAAGAAGCAACACCTGAAGAAATCTGAtcaggaaggaaggaaggagaaaagaagattgAAGAAGATTGAAATGGCAGCCTCAGTGATGAGCTCATTGAGCTTGAAACCATCTCCTTTCAGTGTTGAGAGGAGAGCAGTCAGAGGCCTGCCTTCTCTTGCCAGAAGCTCCTCTTCTTTCAGGGTTGAGGCCAGTGGTGGCAAGAAGATCAAAACTGACAAGCCTTATGGTTACTCTTCTTTCCCCTttcactaaatttttttttttttttttatttactcatGCACATGtgaagaaaattgattttaggGTTTGCATGTTGATTGATAATATTAATTGGAATGTTTTCTGACGAATATAGGAATTGGAGGTGGCATGAAATTGTCTGATGGACTTGACGCATCTGGCAGAAAGGGCAAGGTTGGTGGTTTCATTTTATGATTCCATCTGTTTGGATCCTGAGAAAATTTACATAAATGGAGGAAAATAGTTGGTTTGAGACATCATTCAaattttctactatttttcaatatttcataattgatatttatttttcatttttgaaatgtATTTTAGGGAAAGGGAGTCTACCAATTCGTCGATAAATACGGTGCCAACGTGGATGGATACaggtagaatttatttttatttttttaatttaatttttagtggCTTAAAAAAAATACTGAATGCTGTGAATGATTtctaatttattcaaattttaaaaataataataagaataaataggaaaataaaatttctaacttTTTGATAATGATTTCATTGCAGTCCAATCTACAGTCCTGACGAATGGTCTCCAGGTGGTGATGTGTATGTTGGTGGTAAGCTActctccaaataaataaatatatcataaaaaaaataaaagaaaaaatatctatatatattttttttttttgggtcttggtggcattttttttttttaataaaaaaaaatgggaaatgcAGGTACCACAGGATTATTGATTTGGGCAGTGACCCTAGCAGGGCTTCTACTTGGGGGTGCTCTTCTTGTGTACAACACAAGTGCTTTGGCACAGTAGGCTATTCTTATTGTAATCTAATGCTTTTATTTCAACTCTTCAATACTACATACTTTCCTTTGTGTATTAAaacttgtaatatttttattatgtatgGATAATTCTACTTCTAAATTACTTTTTagttattctctatttatatTACTTAGCTCACATGGCATGACTATGTTTATCTAGGGTTGGAACTTAGGGCTGGAACTTGGACGGGTTGATCGGGTTGATAATTAAACTAAGTCCAACTCAAATTAAGTAACAATCAACTTAAACTCAACTCAATCTGAATTCTAACCCGAAGTACTTTATTCAAGTCCAACTCAACCTTATTTTTCTGAACTTGGGTTGAGTTTGGGTTGTTTTAGTTAGACTAAAGTTAGTTGAGTTAAACTCGAGTTTATTGGGTTGAGTTCAAGTTGGTTAGAttacataattcaaaattcatctataatatttttttaaaaaacataaaaatttgaatagtaAATAggataaaatttcaagatagtaacaaaaaaaatgaatataaatttacatatttttccttaaaaatgaaaaatatgatataatataatttgacattttttcttaaaaatagaaaaagaaaagaaatattattatatagaataatatgcattataaatattataaaaacattcaaTCGATGTTTGGGTTAGGTTTGAGTTATTCTAACCTTAGCTTGAGTGAGCTTGcattaaaaaaacttaactcaaactcaattcaaatattgaaaatgattgttCAAGTCTCCCCCAAACATCGGATTGGATTTGGGTTGGGTCAGATCAATCTATCCAAGTTGCACCTCTATGTTTTTTTCAGGAAAATATTAAgatacatataaataaataaataaggctTATGTAAAGTTCTCGAAAAGCactcttaaaagaaaaaaattaggttcAATTATCAACTACACCCATCGAAAATAGGATTGACTATGGATTCGAGCCATAACACATGGTTTCATAAAAAGCGTATAATCTTCCCAATCTAAAGTAAGCAATGAAGAAGACTTGACTTAGCATATCCTATTTGATATAAGTAAGAGAAGAACCCGACTCGTAGATAATCTCATTTCTTTGTATGGAGAATGAGTTCACCTCCTTATATTTCTTCATCTAGGATCcgactttttttattattattattattattatttatttggtaTGAAAGGTCTTTACTACAAGTTAGACCTGCATCAAAGAGGGAGGAATAATCCATCTTGAATTAATTTGTTTGGTAGAATAGGGTGCTATAGAACATGTAATTAGATATAGATAGTAGGGTTGTTTACTATTCCATTAGTTCAATTAAAATAAGATCAATTGAGCTAATTAATTGAGTTTAATTGATCTAAGTAAACCTACTTCATGGTTTTATTAGgctaaaaatccaatttctttgttttttttggggTCAAAACCAAAAAATCTATAATTAGATATTGTAGATCAAAAGATTTAAATACTCTTATAACAAATTCCTTAACACTTGTTTAAATCATATCATTACAATCTATTTAACATACTACATTACTaactattattataatttgtACCAACcatattaataacaaaataaaaaaatagaaaaataaataaaaataaataaatttaaaattaataaattatttttatatactatttcaaactcattttatttatcttaattattttatgtaaaaattaaataatttaaaattgcataaaattttatttatatctatttttttcatttttatgacaataatataacaaattagtTAGGGGTTATTTAATCATATTACTACAAcctatttcatatttaaaatctgtttaacaatgattttaggaaacgtatttagtctaaaatatttttgaaaaaaaaaattaagtatttaataaaattaaaaaaaaaaacttcaaaaaatatgaaaaatcccttatggattaaaaaatcacttgtagtgtAAAAACACTTTATGGGTGATTCTCCTAAATAAGCTTTTAGAGAACgttctattaaaaatacttcgaaaaaaaactatcaaacgcactcttTTTATCGTACTCAAACAACATCAATAACTATTATTATAATTCATACCAATCatagtaaaaagaaaatggagaaaaattagaagaaaaggaaaaataaaaaattaataaaatcaaaattaataagttatttctacacttcttcaaactcattttgtgtaatttaattattttatataaaagttaaataatttaaaattacataaaattttaattaattttaattatattttttttcttttttttcacaatGTTCTCTCCTTCCTACTTAAGCACCTGGAACCTAACAGAGAGGCACCAAATATTTTTCCCAAGAGCTTGCAAGAACATAATTTGaaagttaaaatttatatagCTTTGGAGAGAGACCCGAATGAGCAACAACCCCTTTCAACATGAGTCTCAATTCCCTTTTCTCAGTTGGATGGAGAGGCTAAAAAAGCCTCTACTTTCCTTCCAATGGATCTCCCTAAAAAGTATACCACAccaaatttgaaacaaaaacttGGAAAAATTTTAGGAATGAGGTAAACCAATACAATTTGGTATATACTTTTTCTGTCTACCAAAATACAATTTGAATTTCCCACCTGCATCACTATAAAACAAAGccaaaaaaatagaaggaagaaAAGAACTTCCATTGATGGAGGGTGTCAACACATCAAACCTCCATAACCCCCAATTTAGGAGTAACTGAATTTCCCATGTAGCCCTTTGCGTTTAAGAAAAATTGGATCATCCCAGTCTTAGCTCCATGTTACCTGATCTCCTCAAGAatatcttcatcttcaggcGATGTCGGCGAGAGCCTCACATGTGGAGCGCCTAATTGTCCAATTCCCTCAGCCATCATGGGTCGAACTATCTGTACATGCAAATCAATACTGCCTCAAGCCTCTCCCCAATGGCCAAACCAAAACGAAATGGCATGCAAAATGCGAAAATGCAAGTCCTACCATTTCTAAACCCGGATTCAGAACATAAATGTTTTAGTAGTGTCCAAGTTGACATATTTTCTGGTTTTTAGAGTCTAAAATAGTTCCAATGTCTTCTTTATTTGTGGTTTTTGTCATAAGCTTCTGATTATGTATTTTAGTTCTCAAATTTTCTTGTGACTTGTGATGGGGCACTAACGATCACATTAGCTGTTGTAGTCATATAGatatatctaaatattttcatgaTTACCAATCCacaatctcatttttttttataggtccAATCAACAATCTCATTGGGGATCACCATTTCAAAAATGTCTTGACATCACTTATATATTGGTTGTGTCACTGCACACcctgaaaatgttttttaaacaaataaaaaataaaaaatcccctTAATACAAATGGGGACTTGAACCCAGATCAACTAATGCCCCCGCCTAACAATTACAACGCTCCATTGGGCTAAGGGCCACAATTGTATTAATTGGAAACATTATTTATGTATTGAGGTTGCGCTCAGGAACTAAAATGTATTGTAACATATCAAACGAAATAATAAAGTATAATGTTAGAATTTAAGAGCATATTGAACTTGCTCAACAAGATGCTTTATCATATTGTTAACATGAAAGTTTGGGCATTATAGTGTTTTCTGCACTCAATTTATCAATGCAGTAAAATGAACtatcatatttgaaaaatgtaTCTTAGGCTCCTACAAGGGAAAGTACGAGGGGGCAAATAGATGGGGAAAACAGAAGgaaagaataaacaaagaaaaatgaacattaagtttaaatttaataatttttctaacataGTCAATATTTATGTCTCTTCATTTatcaatgaatttaaaaatgtgaaagtttctaaataattttcatcatatatttttttcatattttccgtAAGAAAACAAACAGAAGATTTTGGATTCCTTACTacatttttacctttttcctaTTAATTTCCACAATCCAAAAAGGACCTTAGCTCACTCATTAAAATTACATGGTATGTAGTTATTTTtctaattactaatttttttttttcaaatatattttctcctctatttatcttaaaattttaagtgcatgtcttaaataaaaataatttcccatTATAGTACATAATTTCAGAACCATGCCTAAAGCTCTAGTGAGAGGAGCAAATCTATATTCACTACAATTAAGCAGTAATAATTCAAGGTGTTGTTGCTTCATTAAAGATAAAGATTAAATGCTTCATTCAGATTCAAAAATATAATGCTCAACCATATTTATAGAGAAAAGTATCAAGTAGCCAAACCTTTTCGATTTCATGGCAAACAAGAGGGTTCTCTCTCAAGTACTGTAATGCTCTGTCTCTTCCTTGTCCCAAcctttttgaaatataaaaacatgGCATGACTATAAGACACAAGTTCCTATTTCAACAAGAGTAcagcattaaaaaataatatatatctatatatatatatatagatagatacatatatatattccaaaGGTTCTCTTTGTTTCAACAGGAAATAGCTCTCGGAAAATTTTCCAGCAGAAAATTTTTTCTGTAGGCTCCATTTATCTCCATGGATGTTTTACCATTTACCATGAAGCTTAAGTTTCAACTTGCTcccatgaaataaaaaatcactcaACTAAAATTAAGACCCTATTTGGTAACttctttttaaaacaattttttattctccaaaacaacaaaacaataaAACACGTTTGGCGATCaagatgttttcaaaaaacatattttagttatttttagttgttttaaccTGTTTTTTGaggactgttttaaaaaataattacataaatatggagaatggttaaaaataaagccctacatataaaagttatttttaaatatattttaaaaatatggaaaaacaggttaaaaacattttaaattctcaaacagacttttcttctataaaatatcaaagaacgatttttgaaaactgttgtcaaaaattgtttttcacaactattttaaaaaacgctTCCACTAAATAAAATGAACAGCATTTCCCATAAATATAGGTGAGGAAGAGTATTCAGAAATGCTACCAGTAAACCAAAGCTCTTGTATCTACAACAGGTcaaatcttaaaatataatcattaaaaattaacaggatattttactaaaagatttaaaatattgtgCTACTTAGAAGCAACAAACTTGTGTCTaaagaaatttaataaattaactcCAAACCTGGACTTATGTATGAGCACTAAATAGTAGGAATGACAATGGAGAGGTTATAGGCCAACAACACACTATACTCCACCTTCACAGTATAGGTTTGTGATTCCTGCAACTGAGGTTGAGTCAAAGAGTTTCTAACCCTACTCAAATATGATTTACATATTATGCTTTAATAGCTTTGCCAAAAACCTTCTTTGGTATTATCTGTTTGTGTATATACTATGtgaatatatttaaattgttaattAAGGCACTCCACTTTTACTTGTTGGAGTCTACTTTATGAAATTACTCCTCTCTCCCATGTTCCAATGAAGGTGATGGCATTATTAAGGACAATGATATGTTCTCTTATTCTACTAAGCCAATACCATGTTTTCTCTCCTTGATGCCCCCTTCGCATCCCTCAGGCTAATTAGTCAAAAGGGTTCCCATCTCCTATATTCCACAAAGATGGTTAGGTTTATCAAGGGACATGCACAAACACAGCTAACAATTTACATAGGGATTTTTGGCTTTTCTAAACAAATTTCCTTCTTTGTGAGCAAAGGCATTTTCACACCTTGGAGATGAGGAAACACAAATTTGAAGCCAGAGGTTTTCTGAGATTATTTTATATTCCGTTTAACTATTCCACCATGACAACTAAAGCATGGATAGTGACAGTGACACCTCCTCTCGGTTCAAGGGTGGATCACAATGCTCTTTAAATTGGGTAGTTTACCATGGGCAACACTTAGGCTATTGCAAAAGAGTAAAAAAGCACACATGGAAACATTCCAAGGATGAATGCTAATCTTGAATGACAAGCACCATGGCCACAATATCATGGGTATCAGCGAGCAAACGCACTAAGCCGTGGACTAGGTACAGCAAAAGAGAACTAAGGCACAGGATGGCAAGGCAAAGCAACCTTGCATGCTTGCACAAAGATTTAAGCATGGGCAGCATTAGCACACAAGAATATAATCATAAAGCAGCATCAAGGTCCGAGCTGAGACAATACACCTATTTGGTATAAGGTCAGTGGTTCAGAGACATAAGGCTCAATGACAAACATACTGGTAGAACAGGGTGTTTTGCCAGAGTTTCAAAGGCATCTGGACATGCCTTGAGAAGAAAGAAATGTTTAGAAGAAGGTTCAAGGACATCTAGTCAGGGTAAGGTCATGGCCAAATTTGGGTGGCAGCAACTGAGGCCTTAAGTCGCAAAGCCACACTCAAGACAACCCTGAAGTTCACATGATCAGAGGTTGCATACATCATCACATTCAAGCATACATGCACATGCAGAGACATGAAGTCATGCATATGCAGTGCTGGCATGCACACTTACTTAAGGCAGCATTGGCACACAAAGAGCAAGCAGCACATGGGGGTAACTTTTCAAGTCCTAAAAAAGTTTGCTTTCTCGGGCTGAAGCATTTTTCAAGCCCTTGGGAAAATGCATTGCTGGGCTGCCTTGGGCAATGAGCACTGCCTAGCCCTCCATTGCTGCATCCAAGTTCAGCCATGACCTCATCATGGCTAGATGTACTTGAAACTTCTCCAACACCTTTTCCTCCTCAAGGCATGTCCAAGCTCTGCCCAATTACCCTTATCCTACCAGACATGCAAAATTTTTGTCTTAACGCCATGTAGATGCAAGGTGCCACCAAACATGCCTTGGCCTCTGTCGCTTTGCTGTTAAGGGCTGTTAATAGGTCCTATGAAGTGTGCATGAAATTGGACAGTAACAAATATATGGATGAAAATTGAATAACACTTCTCTTCTTTTTAGTGTGGGGTGTCTGAAGGGTGAGGGAGGAAGTTATTACCATGAATACTTAAACTTCACCATCATCCACTAGCAATTATGTGAGTGACAAACAAAAAAGGGAACTTTCATTGTTGTCATTACAATCATCATCATAATGATTATACCCAATAGTCACAAATTGAACCTTATTTTGCACAGGTGTTCAAAATACAAGAAGAATGTAAATGGCAAGAATAATCCAGTTATAGTGATGTGAAGGCAACTCACAATAAGATTAATTCCAAGGGTAAAAATAAGAGTCTGAAAGGCATACCTATTGTCCCCATAGCTATACCAAGAGCCCTTCTTTACCACAACATCCATCAGTTCAGCACAATCCAAAATGCAACCCTGCACTCAAATAGAAGTCAAAACAAAGTGCAGTCTGTGCCTTTAGGAAAGAAATAAGGGCTTTTATATTGCAATACCAACCAGTTTACTCACTCCCTCtccaaatattatttcaaattcagcTTGCTTGTATGGCCTGGAAACCTGCAATAAAACCAGTCAGGAGAAGGACCACTCTACACAGGCAACATCAATAAGAAACACAGAGATGGTGAACCAAACAGGGTATGTGTTGCACATGTTTTTATTGAAGGACATATCATAAGAAGTTTGCATAATCTGTGAAGCAGAAGAAACTAACAGCCCTAAATCTTTTCCACACTAAGAATAGGTAAGTATCATGGCAAAAGGAGAGCTCAAAATATGATTGGAGCAAGCGATAGATAGATATGTACAGTCTGTTCCAACCAGTCCTTGGCTAACATATCACAGGTTTGGTGGGACTCTCAAATGCAATATAATGGAAGACTAACATAAAAAAGAGAGCATATAAGTTGTACAATAATAATTGCTATTAATTGTATAATGGGTTGCAAGTTTTTATCTCATGGTGAAGGGTCACAAATCATGCTATTTTTCATTCATGAAACAAGTCCAAGATATAATTGAAGAGGTACAATACTTTTTTTCTCAAGGAAAAGGGGTCATAAAAATTATGAATGTTATATGAATGCCTACACtacaattaaaatgaaaaaagaacaCAGTAGAACCAAAGGAACCATTGGATACTGTTTAGCTGAATTTAGACCAACATACCTTACTCTTTTGCACTCTCACACGAACTCGTAGCCCAATGTCTTCATCACCTTTACTCTAAAACAAGTAGAAGAATGCACTAAGATGGATTTTTATGGATCAAAATTTCATagactaaaaatataaatgctAAAACAATCAAGAAGGAAAGGTGCTTACAGACTTTATTTTTCCTATAGGACGTATCTCCAGGCGCAGTGAAGCAAAGAACTTTAAAGCAATACCACCACTGGTGACTTCAGGATTGCCGTAATACACACCAAtcttaaaaaatccaaaagagcAACATTCTTTTCAATTAGAAAGgtgaaaatcaaaataagaaatatatatacttttataCAGAGAGAGCAATTAATTCagaatatataaatgattttaaaagtgATAAAATCTGGTATCTTTAGTGAGGCCCCCTCAAGCAGAACAATTGCAATTGTCTCAAAAGAGCAGCTTATAACTTAAGTCATAAATACCTTATATCTTATTTGATTCAAGAAAATAAGAGTACATCCAGCTTTGGAAGCATTTCCTGACATTTTACGCAAAGCTTGGCTCATAAGACGTGCCTGCAAACCCATTTGCTGCATCCCAATTTCACCCTATGTGAAAGAACAAAGCAAGAGAGAATGAGACATGAACAATATCACaagctaaaaattttaaaattgcaaCATGATAGCTTACTTCAATCTCAGCACGTGGTGTGAGAGCTGAGACAGAATCAACACAAATAAGATCTATAGCACCAGATCTGCACATACGGTCTGCAACTGAAACAACCAAGTTTTGATTAACCAATATGACTCAAGGACATATACAATAATTCCATTATTATCGCattcaaattccaaattttcacaTCCCATTTCTCATATGAAACCATGGGATAGGAAAAGAAATATTACTCTCCAGTGCCATCTCCCCATGATCAGGTTGGCAGACAATTAAATTTTCAACATCGACTCCCAATGCTTTGGAGTATGCTGGATCAAAAGCATGCTCAGCATCAACAAGCATGGCATTGCCTCCCAGCTTCTGCATATTCACCATATAAAAGCTGCATGTTGGTCTCAAAGCAGGGAGTAACATTTATGAAAATTGCCTCCTCCTAAACCAGTGTTCATAATAGACAAAGAAAACCACCTAGATGTAATACCTGCACTTCTGCAATAGCATGGAGTGCTAGGGTAGTCTTTCCACTACTTTCTGGTCCATATATCTGTAAAGAAAATTGCAGATGTTATCAGCCCTTTTGATCCCTGTATCAgtcattgtgaaaaaaaaaatttgtttaaacctaataaaaattataaaatactaTCCCTATTTGCACTACAAGGACAAGGAAAATGCTGAAAAGATGAATCCAATATCCAAAAGATGCATAATACATTATAAATTGAGTTTCCTACTGAAGTAGGATGCTATGATATATT
Protein-coding regions in this window:
- the LOC100243967 gene encoding photosystem II 10 kDa polypeptide, chloroplastic; the encoded protein is MAASVMSSLSLKPSPFSVERRAVRGLPSLARSSSSFRVEASGGKKIKTDKPYGIGGGMKLSDGLDASGRKGKGKGVYQFVDKYGANVDGYSPIYSPDEWSPGGDVYVGGTTGLLIWAVTLAGLLLGGALLVYNTSALAQ
- the LOC100249133 gene encoding DNA repair protein recA homolog 1, chloroplastic; this translates as MDLGRLALNFHHFPLKTLLPSAFPSSSLPPHMGAKRQQMRLRCEFEVKVNGALSSDPDPRFLDRQKALEAAMNDINSSFGKGSVTRLGSAGGALVETFPSGCLTLDFALGGGLPKGRIVEIYGPESSGKTTLALHAIAEVQKLGGNAMLVDAEHAFDPAYSKALGVDVENLIVCQPDHGEMALEIADRMCRSGAIDLICVDSVSALTPRAEIEGEIGMQQMGLQARLMSQALRKMSGNASKAGCTLIFLNQIRYKIGVYYGNPEVTSGGIALKFFASLRLEIRPIGKIKSSKGDEDIGLRVRVRVQKSKVSRPYKQAEFEIIFGEGVSKLGCILDCAELMDVVVKKGSWYSYGDNRLGQGRDRALQYLRENPLVCHEIEKIVRPMMAEGIGQLGAPHVRLSPTSPEDEDILEEIR